The genomic segment CTCCAGTTACGAGAATCACATCCATTCGTGTTCTCATAGCCATTGCAGCGTTGCATGACCTTGAGATtcatcaaatggatgttaaaacaGCCTTTCTAAATGGAGTAttggaagaagaaatctatatggaACAACCCGAGGGGTTTGTTGTACCCGGACAAGAGAAAAAGGTGTGTAAACTTGTCAAGTCTCTATACGGACTCAAACAAGCACCTAAACAATGGCATGAAAAATTTGATACCACAATGATACCAAATGGTTTCAAAATCAACGAATGTGACAAGTGCGTCTACATTAAAGGAAATGAAAATGTATATGTAATTGTTTGCCTTTATGTAGATGACATGTTAATCATGGGAAATAATCATGAGTTGATCATGAATACtaagaaaatgttaaaaaaacattttgatATGAAAGACTTGGGGTTATGTGATATAATATTAGGGATTAAAATCTCTAGGAATTCTGAAGGAATTATATTATCACAAACTCATTATGTTGAAAAGGTTCATGAAAGGTTCAAGGCACTCGACAATCCTTCGGCAAGAACACCTTTAGATTTGGGTGTTTATTTAACAAAGAATCGAGGAGAACCTATTGATCAACTAGAATATGCAAGGATAATCGGTAGTCTAATGTACTTGACTAGTTGTACCCGACCAGATCTTGCATATTCCGTAAACAAGTTAAGTAGGTTTACAAGCAATCCAAATAAGGATCATTGGAAAGCCTTGACGATAGTGCTTGgatatttaaaatacaccaTGAACTTTGGATTGATATATACGAAATATCCAGCAGTATTGGAAGGATACTGTGATGCAAATTTGATATCTGACACAAAAGACTCCAAGTCCACAAGTGGATATGTGTTCACGATTGGTGGAGGAGCGGTGTCGTGGAAATCTTCTAGGCAAACATGTATAGCTCGATCCACGATGGAATCCGAGTTTATTGCTTTGGACAAAGCAGGAGAAGAAGCCGAGTGGCTAAGAAACTTCCTAGAAGATATTCCTTGTTGGAATTAACCAGTGTCTTCTATTGTTATTCATTGTGATAGTCAATCAGCAATAGGAAGAGCACAAAGCAGTATGTACAATGGTAAGTCTCGACATATTCGTCGGAGACATAATACCATAAGACAATTGATCTCAAATGGGGTTATTTCTGTTGAATATGTGAAATCAAAGGAAAACCTAGCGGATCCGTTTactaaaggtataaatcgagatcaattgtacaaactaataagGGGAATGGGCTTGAAAGtcacaaaataaaaatgtttatagCGGTAACCCAACCTTGTGAATTGGAGATCCCAAAACCTTGGTTCAATGTGAAAACTAAGTTATAAACATTGGTTGAATACTTGGAAACAATGAAGGCTCATTCCTGAAACGTCCAAGTAAAATGTACCTGCAACATGTGGTGaggttaaaatttttttttaatgattcctATACCTAAGAGGTAGAGTATGGCAGGATACTCTTGATATGAGATCACCTATATAAGTGAGAAGTGATGGCCGCCTCAAGAACACTTATGAATCTAAGATATGGTCCAGGGCCGAAATGGACACAACATGAGAACAAAATATGTTAGAGCTATTGTTGTGTAAATGCTGTTGACTTGGTTTACATAAACGGTTGAATGGTTCAAGACATCGCGTCACCAAGCAACTAGTAAATCCGATAGTATTTTATTACGGAAGGTTCAAAGCCAAAAGCTACCTTTCCCGATGCAATAATAGTTCAAAAGAACTTTCAAATGGATTTGCatacatgcataaatttcattcatgtgggggattgttaGAGAAAATGTGAATAAAATGGAAATATGAATGGAAATGTAGTTGTCTCATATTGGAAGCTTAGAGAAAGGTTTTCCTCCTTATTAGTTCTAGTGTGGACTAAGGGTTTGGGCCCCAAGGGGTACCAAAGATTTTAGAAGGGGGGAGACGCTACTAGGCTAGGTCTCGGTGAATTAAACACACGCGCGCGCCCGCCCGGCCCGGCTCGGTGCGGTCTTTGACCAATATTAATCTTTTTGGACCAAAATTGTTTGAAGGAATAAATTTTGTTGGTGTCCAAACAGAAGCTGGTGCGCCCTTGCGCGTGTTCTTGCGCGGATGCGCGCATTCTTGCACGCGAACAGAAGGCAGCGCGCGGCCGCGCATGATGTCGCGTAGCCGCTGCGCGCCACACTGGTTTTTCAAAGTACGCGGACAGAACAtggcgcgcggccgcgccacttCTCGCGCGGGTGCGTGCGCACCGCTGTGCGGAAGAAGAACAAGGCGTCCTTTCACCGAAACAAGATGGCTACTCATCAAAAGTTGCATCTTTGCACGAAATATTGTGTTCATTCAAGACAATCTTTGATGCTCTATATATATCCCTTACATGCATTCATTTACATACTTTTTTTTGCATCGAATTTCTTCTCCATATTGCTGCAGATTTTcgttcatacatacttgaaagaTCTTGCATTTCTCTGTTCGTCGAAGTCTAGAGTTTGTTGTGCTAGTACTCTAGATAGGAGTCGTTGTATCTTAGGGACGATTGCCGTTAACGTAAAGCACTTGTGTACGAGCAATATCGTCTTGCGAATAAAGGATTTATCCTTGCCTCGACTTAAAGAATCGTTGCTGTTTCCAGGATTTCGAGAAGGACATTTCCAGAATTTCGTGAAGGACACCAGGTTTCAAATAACAGGATACAATGAAGATATTATCTATTTGTGGTGACTAAATCAAATCAGAATCTGAATGCTTTTCTTGAACTAATAATGTCATATATATAGAAATGAAACATTGATTCAAAACGGTCGCGACTGTTCATAAAACAATGCACCCTTTCATGAAAACGTATCATGAAACAATGTTTTGTTTCCAAAGAGTTGCCTTATGAAAAATTGATCTAACATATGCTCCATGATATTTATCACTGAAACATTAATTTAAGTATGTTTTGATATCTTGGTTCGACATTGGTTTTTGTAAAGTATAAATGTAATTATTTTCTAATAATTGAGATCATGtttttttaaacatattaaGTTGTTTAATAAAGTTGGTCAAGTTGGCTGTTCGAAAATGAAGTCAACCAATTACACTTTTTGAAGCCTAGTCATATGTGATCTCCAATTCGAAGGACAAACTCAACATCTGTAAACAACATATGAATGTCATAACTGAAAATTGGACGGTGTTGCGAAAAATGCCAAAAAAATAGTTATTCTCCAAGAATTGCCAAGTTAAATGTGTGTGTGTTCTATAGGATGCATACATACTAGAAGAAGAGAGCAATACAAGTATACATCATGACTCTAACTCTTGAATTTTGTGGTTTTTTGTTGTATGACACAGAATTTGGACTGTACTAGATACATTtgtttatgttttaaaaatagAAGCCTATGTTTTATAATTTGGTCTTTTTTGGGTTGTATCTAGCTTATCTCGGATGGGAAAATCATATCATCATCACAACTTTCTAAATTCACAATTTCTGGATCGTCAAGCATGGTAGTTGGAATGTTAAAACTAGGACATTCGTCGTTCTGATCTCTCGACTCCATGAGAGTTGGTGTAGTTTTTTGTTGCCGATCAAGCATCATTTTCAACTGTTTGGCTTGCTCTTCAATCCTCATCTGTAAGACTCGTTGAGACTATTCcagagaaagggagaaaaaaatGGCAATTTCAATTTTTGTCCAATAACGAAACCAAAGTTCTCATTTGAATGTCTGAGTACTTGGAGCTACCTCTAGCTGCTCATGGAGACGCTTTTGGACATCTAATTGTATTTGCAATGCTTCCTTCAGTTGCACTCCTCTGCAAAACAATATTGGACACATATTGAGATACAAAAACAGGACAGAATGTTTAATTGTTCAGGTACCATCACATTGACATAAAGTTAATCCTCAAGAAAATGATAATTTCGAGATGACAAAATTTCATATTGCACAGCATGACAATCTTACCCTTTGATGTCGATCTGTGAAGCACTATTTGTACTAGTTTTCTTCTCAGATTTTCCTGCAGGATCTGAAAAAGAAGTTCATCATATTTATGTACAATCTTCAGTGTTTGTTCTTCATTCAGGTTTACTGAGATTTTTAAGAATTTGGCTCCTTTCTTTGTTTTTTGCCATCAGACAAATCACAAATGTACTTATCGGTGTTTCAAATCGTTATAGCTTAGTGAAGTGCTAGAGATGTTAGAAACATTCTAAATTCTGATAATTCTTGAGGTCGTCGAGGCATAAAAGTCAACATAAAACAAAAGCAATGCATGTTTTTTCTGAAGATCAACTATAGTTGCCTTCATATGAGTAATATTATTTTCTCTACAAACAGTACTAAAGCAGATTTTAACTTACCTTCCACTGATTCTGGTACATACTTTGCATTTCGATATTTCTACAACGAAAATAAAGAACAAAACCAGAAGATCTGGTTCAGAAAACCTAAGTATAAAACAATCAGAGCTCAAGGAAGTGACTTGATTTAATTTGTACCTGTAGATGGCTTTTTACATGAAATATGGTAAGGCCTTCGGTATCCATAAGCGTCAGTATTGCCTTTGGTGTCGCCTCTATGTTAGAAAGAGCATCAAATTTATCACATGGAAAGGAGCTTTTACCAAAAACGATTTAGGTGGCTAATTCAGGGATCACTTACTGCCATGACCCCCAAGTCGATTCACACACTCAACAAATCGATCGTGAAGTTCTTGAGTCCACCTGATTCGAGCCTTGCTTGTTGAAACAGCTCCGGGTGACAAAGAATTACCATTATTCGATCTTAAATTCTTCGTAAGTGCAGAATGAgatgaataaatattttgtgacaCCTGTGAAAGATGTCATAAAAAATGACCCAAGGGCCGTTTCATCAAATGAAGACAACAAGTGAATTCTGGAATACTTACTCCAAGATCTTGATTTGCATCGAATGGAACAGAAGGGCTTCTCCTATCTGTATCATCAAGTTCACCCAATAGCTTGTTTTTCAGACGTAGTAGCTGTTCATCCACAGAAAAGCTTCCAAATGGATCGTTATACAAACCTTCGCGCCTTATCGACAAGCTGTTGCTAGGTTGAAAATCGGGTTCGTTTCTTGCTGGTGCATACCCCATGAAGCCATCACCAGACTCTTGGTATACCGGTATTTTCGTGTAAGAATTATTGAATTGTTGGGAGCAAAAAGTGGAGTTCTTCTCTTGGGAACCAAATTCTGATAAGCCCATGTAAATTTCGGTAGCATAAAAAGGAGGAACGACCTGCGATCCTAACCTGCTGATCTTGGTGTTGGATGAATTATCAGGCCAAACCATCTGCCGCTGAGTGACATTTTCTGTTGCTGTCAATTGATTTTGAAGTTCCGTCGGCGCAGATTGGTACTGAGCTCCATAAATTTGAGGCAAATAATCTGGAAATTCCGTTGTAAAACCACTAGAAAACCCATCAAACTGATGTATCCCCTTCATTTATCAAGTGATATATGAGCTGAAAATTGAGCAAAAACTTTGCTCCAAAGGCCAACAATAACAGAACGAAACTATATTCAAATCTTTACGTCTTATTGGTTTCTTTCCTCGATTGTACGAGATTGCAGCAGGTACATGGCACACTAGAAATGTTTCATTTTCAGGTATCTGTCAAGAAATTAAGCCTTTTTAAAAAAGTATATATATCCTACGAAGTCTTCAAATATAAGAATGAATATGTCAACTATTCAAATGCATCACTTTAATTATTCCTAGCCGGATAGGAATGAACAAAGTCATTAACAATGCCAGACTAAATAAAgtggtaaaataataaattttatagtcCTCAACAACATTTACagttgccaaaaaaaaaaaaaaaaaactttgtttTTTCCATCgacatgtttaaatatttttctataaaCCCTTTTCCTTGGAGGGTTTTAATTGGGAAATAATTGAAAGAATATTGTTTAGCCTGCACCTACTAAATATCTAAGTcacttataaaaaatatatatatataaaaatttaagatACGACAACACgatcaaattatatatattttatttaaaaaaatctcgGGCTAATTATTTGTTGTAATATGAGCAGTTGTTTTCTCGGAATGATGGTATATGACATAAAAATGATAAAGTATCATATTATATAAGCACTTCCGTGGAAAAAATatcgaaactgaaataaaaaatgaaattagTTCATGTTAGTTGTCtaacatcggttggataaaatacctgggagttgtatatatggtcttgAACAATCATCCCTCATTGAGCTAGTTTTTTAGGTTGAGTTATATCCAAATTCCAATGTTAACAGTTCCTATACTTTTGTGCAtatgatgaaaatataaattaaaaatgacaAGAATAATTTTTAACCGGTCGTCCTAGCAACCGATGAGTGCTAACAAACGAAAGCCAACGAACAAAAAACATTAATATTCAATATCATGTTATTACATAATTAAAGCTAGAAATTAAACATAAAGAACTAATAGCTTAATGTTCGAGGTTGCAAACATTATCTTAATTTAATTCCATATAACAtcgataataaaataaaataaaataaaatttaagtgATTTCTTTAGCAATCATCATTTGAGTTTTCGATACGAGTCATATAACTGACACATGagagtttattttatttatatagagTAATTAGACGTTAATTCCTAGTATATATGTAAGATAAATCCATAATAGGGATGGATAAATGTGGAAAAAAGAAAAGGCGAGTAACTTATCAATCCATActgttatatattttattgtgaacctgtgttttttttttaatcataactTGTCGAGGACGCATGGTGATTCATGAATGAGAAGAGACGTGGTTTTTGTTGGGTTTTGAAATGTTGacaattttagttttgatgatGTTATCATGTttataacatatttactcaGATGTGTAGTTGCTTGTTCAATTTGGAAGTCAGAGGTTGTTGAAACAAAATTCTAGTTATCTTAGTTTCTGGCGAGTTGAAGTATTTCGATCACATCTCATATATCGGTGATTCACATGACCAGCTGCCAAAACAgttaaacatgcaactcaaattgCTACAAATATATTCAGAAGTCAAGTTCTGAATCAGAGTGTAATAGGACGAATATTCGCATCGAAGTTATTGACTCTGCACTCATATTATTAAGTAgagcaaaattttattttccaaataataaaatatcacaaAACTCCTATGAGACTATCTCACGaattaattttgtgagacggatatccgACTCGACCCACGAATAAGtgttatttttatgtcaaaaatattaattttcgcTGTAGATATAGACCGGATCGACCGATCTTACGGATATAAATCTACGAGACCATCTCACAATAAACATgctccaaaaataaaaaatatatatttagacCATGCACCGATCTCTTTGTTAACTctcaattaaaaatgttatttttgacaCATGACAAAATCAAGTCCACCGGGAAATAACGTGTTCGTAGATTCTTATGCTATGTTCAttgcattttcataaaaacgagAAGAAGAAAAGAATCGAATTGCATGTAAAAAGAATAAACTTGGAATCTCCCCTTATTGGAGGATTCAAACTCTTTGTTTCTGGTCTGATTTGTTCCCAAATATCAAAATCGATTCAAGAATTAGATGCTTTACTTTCGAGGTTCAAACTATATTAGTGGCAAAGAATCAGATTTTCTTTGACATTGTTACTCAATAATGCAAATTATAGTAAAATGTTTATACATTCGGCTTTTTAGCAAGAAGAATATGGCGTTAAAATTAGATCCGTTGGCTAAATATTGTGCAAGATACATTAACGACTAAAAGAACCTCAAACACCAACTAGCAATCCAGATATTAATCTGACCGTTGTATATTCATTATTTAGAGCCTTATaaataatattcaaaaattgCTGTTAAGCTTTCATTCAAAAATTGCTATTAAGCTTTCATAATTGTCATTTAGAGCATCTTCAGTGTGACCGTTAGATTAAAGATTTTGCTCACTTTGAATATTCTTTTAGCAATGCATCGAGATTTATTTTCTTACACAATTCCCTTCCTCATTTTCTCACCAGATTGGTTTGGAAGGGAAAGAATCAGGGCTATCTACAAGAAGTTCCCTACTTGGTTCTCCACTTATCGGGTAAAATCTGGCCACCTCGTCTTCTTTATTATCATCACGATCAACTCTTGTGATTAAGCTGGACGCCGCACCTGACTTAGAAGACCAGTGATGTTGATCATGATCAGATTCGTCGTAGTCTTGATATTCGGTCGTGTTCAATTGTCCGGTAGTTTTGAATTTCTGAAGCCTGGGGTGTGTTGAGTTAAATAGAGAACCAAAAGAAGATGTCGGgcttccaccaccaccacctagAATTCGTGTTGAGGCCTGTCCTCCTTGTTTTCCTTGCTTTTTCTTTGCACCCATATGCCATTTCTTAAGGGCTTTGGACGTTTGTTCGTCGACGATGGATTGCTTCATATGTGATCCCATCTGTTTTTCAGCCAAGAAATAGTTGAAGTGGTCAATATTATAAAATGATGTTAGTTGAAGCAGGAAGACTAaagcttcattttctttaatataTTTGGGGGCAGGGCATGAACTTAAATTTCAACAGACGCAAACATTGGGTGCAGTAGAAAATCGTTACATTTATGCTTGCAAAAGCTTAGATTTAGAggaatgaaaactgaatcttTAATTTCAAAAGTATCCAAACAACTAGATTAACTTTAAAATCAAACTCCTGATTTTATGTCACTCAATCCAAATGTAAGCTCTTTCATTTCTTCCGAACACAAGTGAGGTCGGATGATCGATGGAAAGGTTCTACTGCATTCTTATACAATTCCCTTCCTCATTTTCTCACCAGATTGGTTTGGAAGGGAAAGAATCAGGGCAATCTACAATAAGTTCCCCACTTGATTCTCCACTTATTAGATAAAATCTGGCTAACCAtgagtgttgaaaataatttaaaatttttttgcaGCAAAATATTGATAAAGAGTCCCACAATTTTGGATGATCTTGAAAATGACTTATTTTCAATTCCAGAATCATACTTATCAGTTTGTTGATATAGTGGGTAGAAAAACATCAACATCTTACTCCAAGAGGTATTTCTTATCTCTTGATTACTTAGTTCAAATCCTTTTACGTCGTTCTATATGTATTATTCTGTTTAATTCATTTATACTTAATATGATAGAGTATATTATTGAAAGTTCTTACCATGAATCCTCATCCATATTTTCCAAACAGTATGTTGTTTGGCGTGACGGCTGGATTAGAAACACAACAACTTCTCCACCATAAAGTGCAATATGAAGGTGAAACgtctttaaaaaatttatttggtttatcGGTACAATTTATGTTTATATCCTATGATAATTGCCTAACTTCATACAATTTAAAGATGAGGTGAAAAAGAACAGCTCAGAGAGTTCACGGAAAAAATATAAGACCTTCTCAGTTCAGGAGCGTCGACAATATATTGATAAAGTTTTGGAAAatcagaagaaaagaaaagctGTTGATTTCCATCCTACCACGGCTCAAAAAGCGCACAAACAAAAATGTGATGGGTTGCTCAAGGCTTTACGAAATCTAGGTATCTATCAACGTCAAATGTAAAATTGttatcaataatattttaaagatatatttgtatttaacacttataatttatatttatttattattgttgttaGATCGATCAACACATGAGTCGACAATGCTTCAGCCACATGAGCTACATCCGATGCATATATGTTGTTACAATTCACCAACAGCTGACCAAGTTGCAGCAATTTAGATTGAAGGAAACAATCCTAATATACCATATGATAGATATATTGTTATCCATGGACATAATGATGATTATCATAGAATTAAACACTATTTCGGATGTTATGATCCATTACAATATCCACTTCTTTTTCCACTAGGAGAAAATGGTTGGCACAATATTCCGAAATATCTAACCGGTTTCAAGTATATGTGGCAACAAACAAACTTCCACAGGAGAAACTACTTTTTCAGTCCATTGAAGATATGCTTAACCAGGAACAACAAGgtacttttattatttttttttgcgtTACTATGTGTAATCTATATTTTCTAAGCTTATTGATACCATTGATATATGTTTGAGCACCGATCTataattaaaactaattaaACCAAAAAAATGCTAATATGTTATTTGTGCAATTAATCATTTTCACATTTATTAATGTAAATTACAAAGTATTGACgttgaatttgaatttaaatGTTTACACCAACATTATATTTTCTAAGCTTATTGATACCATTGATATATGTTTGAGCACCAATCTataattaaaactaattaaACCAAAAAAATGCTAATATGTTATTTGTGCAATTAATCATTTTCACATTTATTAATGTAAATTACAAAGTATTGACgttgaatttgaatttaaatGTTTACACCAACATTGCATGTGTTGCTTGCGCAAATAACAtttgatattaaaaatttaatagcTTTTTTATTCTAATGATGTTTCATTGTTATCTTCATTTTATCATAGGTATCAGTAAAGAAAGGTTATTTTCCGAATTCAAACACTTGAagcttttcttcttccttgTCTTCAAATTAAATACCTTTGTTTCAATGGCTGATTCAGAAGTATCTTC from the Primulina tabacum isolate GXHZ01 chromosome 16, ASM2559414v2, whole genome shotgun sequence genome contains:
- the LOC142529038 gene encoding myb family transcription factor PHL6-like, encoding MKGIHQFDGFSSGFTTEFPDYLPQIYGAQYQSAPTELQNQLTATENVTQRQMVWPDNSSNTKISRLGSQVVPPFYATEIYMGLSEFGSQEKNSTFCSQQFNNSYTKIPVYQESGDGFMGYAPARNEPDFQPSNSLSIRREGLYNDPFGSFSVDEQLLRLKNKLLGELDDTDRRSPSVPFDANQDLGVSQNIYSSHSALTKNLRSNNGNSLSPGAVSTSKARIRWTQELHDRFVECVNRLGGHGKATPKAILTLMDTEGLTIFHVKSHLQKYRNAKYVPESVEDPAGKSEKKTSTNSASQIDIKGGVQLKEALQIQLDVQKRLHEQLESQRVLQMRIEEQAKQLKMMLDRQQKTTPTLMESRDQNDECPSFNIPTTMLDDPEIVNLESCDDDMIFPSEIS